The following coding sequences are from one Rathayibacter sp. SW19 window:
- a CDS encoding metal ABC transporter permease — protein MNSILAGAILGLVGGLIGVFVMSRDMAFAVHGISELSFAGASAGLLFGIGVVQGSVIGSVIAALVIGVLGSRARDRNSITAVLMPFGLGLGILCLALYQGRSANKFGLLTGQIVAVDNPQLGALVVISAIVLAGLLVVWRPLLFSSVDADVAAARGVPVRTLSIVFMLLLGLAVAVSVQIVGALLVLAILVTPAAAALRVSSSPVLVPVLSVIFAMTSMVGGILLALGGSIPISPYVTTISFLIYVVCRVISAVRTRAGISGRRAPASVS, from the coding sequence ATGAACTCGATCCTGGCCGGTGCCATCCTCGGGCTGGTCGGAGGGTTGATCGGCGTTTTCGTGATGTCCAGGGACATGGCATTTGCAGTGCACGGGATCAGCGAACTGTCGTTCGCGGGGGCATCCGCCGGTCTGCTGTTCGGTATCGGCGTAGTGCAGGGCTCGGTGATCGGCTCGGTGATCGCAGCACTCGTCATCGGCGTGCTCGGTTCGCGAGCACGTGATCGCAACTCGATCACGGCCGTGCTGATGCCGTTCGGTCTCGGCCTGGGAATCCTGTGCCTGGCCCTGTACCAGGGGCGCTCTGCGAACAAGTTCGGGCTGCTGACCGGGCAGATCGTCGCCGTCGACAATCCGCAGCTGGGTGCCCTGGTCGTCATCTCCGCGATCGTGCTCGCCGGTCTGCTCGTCGTGTGGCGGCCGCTGCTTTTCTCCAGCGTGGATGCCGATGTCGCGGCCGCGCGCGGCGTTCCCGTTCGCACGCTGTCGATCGTGTTCATGCTTTTGCTCGGCCTTGCGGTCGCGGTCTCCGTGCAGATCGTCGGTGCTCTGCTCGTGCTCGCCATTCTGGTCACGCCGGCGGCGGCGGCGCTACGGGTCTCTTCGTCACCGGTGCTCGTGCCCGTGCTCAGCGTGATCTTCGCAATGACATCGATGGTCGGCGGCATCCTGCTGGCGCTCGGTGGATCGATCCCGATCAGCCCGTACGTCACGACGATCTCGTTCCTGATCTACGTCGTGTGCCGGGTGATCTCGGCGGTACGAACGCGTGCTGGGATCAGCGGGCGTCGCGCCCCGGCATCGGTGTCCTGA